In the Salvia splendens isolate huo1 chromosome 16, SspV2, whole genome shotgun sequence genome, AAGGTGCTGATACCACAGCTGAGGTACAACCACACTAAGCTGCGCTATTCAAGGAAAAGATTGAGCTTTGCTCCTTTACCTTTacccatctccatctccatctccatctccatctcttCCTCTTCCACAACTGACGACAACACTGCACCTTCCAAACACCCACAAGTAGTACATTCTTCcttttttactcacatttcGCAGTTGTGAGACTTAAAAATACTTCCTTTTCAACGCCCaacaattcaaaaaaaaaaaacagattttGTTCTTCCTTTACAGtgttaatttgaatttttctttAGACCTTTTCATCTGGTGTTGTTTGCAGCTGGGATATGATCCTTCAGAGGATCTACTTAGGCTTGCTGTTGATTTACAACCGAGGTTATCTCCACCACCTTGTTTCTTTGGGTTTTGCATATTGCCTTCATGTGTTATTTTCTAAATTCAATGAATGTGAGCTGAATTTTGATAAAGTTGCAGTCTTTTGCATATGATTCTGTGGTAAGAACAATTTTGTTGCAGCCAGTTATAAAATTTGTTTTGGGAAACAAATTTATGGCTAAGGGATTCAACTTTATACATGTGAAACATAAATGTCTGTTTCTAAACTTTTATGATTAATCCAGGAATGTGGCTTCTGCTGCATCCAAACCAGGATCTTGGATAGGCCCAAACGGTCAGTATTTTCGGGAATTACCCTGCCCGGGATGCAGGGGGAGAGGTTATACCCCGTGTACAAAATGTGGAATAGAAAGATCACGGCCCGATTGCTCACTCTGCAGTGGAAAGGTAATTGTTAGCATTAGAGTTTTTGTTACTGTGAATTATATGCAACTTGTCCATTTCACTAAAGAGTTCGTGCAAATCACCATTTTGCTTTTCTTATTCTAGAAATCTCAATTTGTAACAGGGTATAGTTACCTGCAATCAGTGTAGTGGAGATTGTGTTATTTGGGAGGAGTGGATTGATGAACGACCATGGGAGAAAGCCCGCTCAGTGTAAATCGCTTACTTACTATGGCAGGTTGCGTGTGAcgttattgttgttgttgttagaCTATTGAACTGATTACTCTATCAAATTTACTAGTATATCATACTTCATAACTCATGAGCATTGAGCAACAGTTCAAGCCATATCTTGATTGTTAAATTTACAAATTTGTGTCTTTTGGTAAATGGAAAATTGTGAGCCATTTACAAATTCAACTTCTATGCTAAGGCACACTTTATTTATGCCTGGACTTCGCCTTTTCTGAAACTCGGGCAGTTTAAATGAATTTTTCGCTAACTTTTGGCGTTACGCTGCTAATGTTTTAACAACACAAATGTATATGTATTCCAGTTCTCCCTTAAAATTAAAGGAAGACGATGAAGTCGACAATTTGGATATAAAACTGGAGCGGAGGAGAAAAACAAAGCGCGTCTATCAGTCCTCTGCTCCTGAAGTCAATCTGAAGATCAGCAGGTCACTAAAAGTTAGTCAGCCTCTGTGTTATATGTTTTTCTCTATTTGATTCACCGAGTGCATTGTCTATGATGTCCTAGCACATGGTTCAGTATCTTGAAAGAGTTCCATAGTTCAACATCAATCCATGCATCAAATTCTTCCTTTCTAGTCTATTGAACATATCATGAATTAATTTTCTATGTTTAGTTGGATGTTTGCAGAGCCTCAACGCCAAAACTGGAATATTTAGTAATCGGATGAAGATAATCCACCGAGACCCTATGCTTCATGCACAAAGAGTTGCTGCTATCAAGGTTTGGTGCAACTAAGTTCTTAGTACTGTAGTCTGAGTTAACTATATTCAATTATTCCATTCTATTTCTAATCCTTGATTTCAAAATCTTAAATGTGTTTATTTGCAGAAAACCAAGGGGACTGCTGCTGCAAGGAATCATGCTTCTGAAGTTATGAAGAACTACTTCTCTGATCCAGAAAACCGCTGCAAGAGAAGCATTGCAATGAGAGGTTATGTCAGATTCTGATTGCCGTTTCAGTTATTATGCTTTAAGTTGCTTAGTTTgtaaacaagaaaatgatttttgGTATTTTCTTGTTGTCTCAATGCATTCTGTCAATGCTGTTCAGGGGTAAAATTCTTCTGCCGAAATTGTGGGCGTGAAGGCCACAGGAGACACTACTGTCCAGAACTTCAAGGCAAGGTCACTGATACACGATTCAGATGCCGCTTGTGTGGTGAAAAGGGGCACAACCGCAGAACGTGTCCAAAGTTGAAATCAGGCGAAAAGAAGATGGTGGTTCGAAGGAATCATTGCTGCAGTGTTTGTGGCCAGAGAGGCCACAACCGGAGAACATGTCCACAGGTGCCTAGAGCCGGTTCTGGAAGCGTAGAAAGCATGCCATCTGTGTCTAGAAAAAGGGCATAATAGAAGGACTTTCCCCTTTTACATGATCATGACAGAACCATCAAGATTTAGATTATAATTCATTTCTGACTCCATTAGTTAActtgacagaacaatcaagcCCTCAATTGGTGTGGCCATTCACCATGTATGATAATCGTTGATTGGAACATTTTTGTTAGACGTCTTTGTATGTGGTGAATCTTGAATGCAGATGTATACTACTTCCACAACAAGTTCTCTCAGATCAACACAGTTTCCCTGCAACGCACTTGAGGGCGCCTGCATAGTGTGGTAGCCTTCCTGCATACGAGCCCCGGTCTGAACCTCATTATTTGTCTCTTTATAGAAGCACTCCAAGGGCTGTGTTTGATCTTGGGACCAGATGCTTTGAAGTAGGCATCATTAACAAACACATCACCTTGCCACTTCATCCACTCTTCCTTGAGAGAGTACTCCCTCTTAGTCACCTGCAACAAGTTAGTGTAGGAAAAACATGTAACATGTGGGAAATTAGAAAGGTCTCAAAACCTTTCATTtcctaagtcttttggcttttcaacgtccatgtgtttatgaggtgccttaaacccgagacctctcgtgtggccactcctagcctataaataggcttgttttgTGAGATGGAAGACACACAACACAACCTACAatccttttctcttctctcgTAGCTCAAGCACTCTAGTTCGCATATTAGGAGCatcgcattgctcggttctcgcctccaattcaagttcgccggagcctacgagtttgaggtgcttcaactcgataggaggaaagtcgtttcatctttggggacattacgccaatccgtgagcactagccggggcgtatttcgtcttgcggagagagggatacctcgactcgacttgaagaatactatagtttgcatctctttactttcgttgtaatttatattattatattattatactgcatctccttgagatttcaagaatcattaaaagtcaaaagacttaacctcttatcacgtgcaggttacaacactcaatgctttctaaagaatgggcgaagattaaaatcttctgagtgttacagctagatttgtatagcttcgttttcccattgaaccaatcccatgggatctccaatcgtatggttgggttaccactatactcatcttttaaaatgtggttttcagtcccattccttttagcaatttatgcatttgatcacggtttaaaccttttgttaacggatccgctaagttatccactgaccttacatagtcaactgtgataacaccacttgtgatcaattgtctgacggtattatgtcgccgacgaatatgtcgagacttaccattgtataagccactgtgtgctctacctatagctgcttggctatcacagtgcatcactactgtcggcactggcttcttccaacatggaatatcttctaggaagtttctaagccactcggcttcttcccctgctttatccaaagcgataaactcagattccatggtggaacgagcaatacacgtctgtttcgttgatttccacgagacagcaccaccccccacagtgaacacatacccacttgtagaaaatgagtcttttgaatcagagatccaatttgcatcacagtacccttcaagtacttggggatatcttgtgtaatgcaacccaaagttaagagtatacttcaagtatctcaaaactctacacagagctttccaatgttccttacttgggttgctcgtaaatcggctcaacttgtttacaggacaagcaagatcaggtcgagtacagtttgtgataaacatcaaacttcctatgacctttgcatactcttcttgagcaacagaatcactcatattcttgctcagatggacattgagctccaaaggagtctttgctggcttacaatcaaacgagttgaatttcttaagcattttctcaacataatgagattgctttaaggcaattccctcattagtcctcaatattttgattccaagaatcacatcagctagacccatatctttcatatcgaaatttcttttcaacatgttttttgtctcgttaataatggcactattgctgcccattatcaacatatcatcaacatacagacacacaataacaaaaccgttatctgtgttcttaatgtaaacacacttatcgcactcattgatagtgaatccatttgccaacatcacgttgtcaaatttcaaatgccattgtaatggtgcttgcttcaacccatataatgactttaccagtttgcatactttacgctcttgcccaggcacaacaaacccttcgggttgttccatatatatttcttcttccagatcaccattcagaaacgcagttttcacatccatttggtgaatctcaagattgtgcaaagcagcaatcgcaagaagcacccgaatggaagtgattctcgtaacaggtgaataggtatcaaaaaagtcatgcccttctttctgcttaaagccttggacaactaggcgagctttgtacttatctatagtaccatcgggcttatatttccttttcagaatcacttgcaccctaaaggcttacagccttcaggcaagtctactaacacccaagtgttatttctcatgatggattcaatttcactgttgatagcttcttgccaccacgccgcgtctgggccagacagagcttccgccaatgactttggttcgtcatccaacataaaagttatgaagtcaggaccaaatgttttagcaactttaactcttttaccacgtcttggttcaacatcctcaggacttgacctcgtcctttttggaggatcagaactagtggattcatccatcattctttcactagaacaatcctcttgcctcttgcaagggtatacattctcaaagaatatagcattccttgactcaatcgttgttccttcagccacgccaggcacagctgacctatggactaggaaacgataggcactgctattaagtgcatggccaataaagatgcaatcgactgttttaggccctattgcaacttgtttcggaggtggcacttctaccttcgctaaacacccccacactttgaggtatgaatatgaaggtttcttccctttccacaactcataaggagtcacatccctattttttagtggaattttattcaggatatgattcgctgttaacacagcctccccccacatgttctgggataaaccagaattaatcaacagagcattcatcatctctttaagtgttcgattttttcgttcagcaactccatttgactggggagaatatggagccgttgtttggtgaattataccacttgcatggcataattctgcaaacggggctacatactcaccacctctatcacttcgaacacacttaattcgacaattaagttgattttcggcttcatttttgaagtctttaaacgcttcaattgcctcatctttacttcttaataagtaaaggtaacaataccttgtgcaatcatctataaatgtgatgaagtactttttaccacctctagtttgcacaaattttaaatcacatacgtctgtatggattaactctagaggttttgtgctccgttctaccgagcgaaacggtagcttggtcatttttgcttcaacacagacttcgcatttttcttgtgagttaaacttatctacttttagtaaattaagatttactaatctttttatagcatttagatttacatgtcccaatcttttatgccataaatcagagcactcAAGCAAATAGGAGGATGCAtcatcttccttatttcttaatccttttccacggtgaatgaccgtaacattcagctcaaaaagcccattcactaggtgaccttcacctatgaacttttcatacttggtcaatataaccttttcacactcaaattctagtgaaaatccatgatttacgagaagtgagcctgacaccaaattatttcggatgtctgggacatgcagcacatccttgagggtaagaacctttccggatcctaattttaggaacacattacccacaccaaccacctcggaagaggcttggtttcccatacttacttttctacctccaacagatttgtaagtagaaaaaacgcttctctcggagcacacataacatgtggcacccgtatcaacaaaccattcatttggattattatcatggtccacgtcggagaccactgcgatcacctcgtgatctttgttgtttataacaacacgttcaaataatttgtacagtattgtttctaacaataagtacacaattatattgaaccaaatatgcattggtatattcatcaacccatgcatcccaattactactaccaaatctaaattggtcttgcttgtcaaatgacaaacgataaacatcattctcaagagaatagatctcaaggaattaaccactccatagcgCATCAACATTGCGACTGTTCGTTGCTTTATTCcagctttgaatttcatgtttcctCCGGCATCGGTCGACATGAATTCAAcaagagtacaatatttcgtcttgcgaatgttggaaatattgtagcctttacactggaaaactcttgctattacaaaagaacaaaactggaaggtaaatataataatataaattacaacgaaagtaaagagatgcaaactatagtattcttcaagtcgagtcgaggtatccctctctccgcaagacgaaatacgccccggctagtgctcacggattggcgtaatgtccccaaagatgaaacgactttcctcctatcgagttgaagcacctcaaactcgtaggctccggcgaacttgaattggaggcgagaaccgagcaatgcgatgctcctaagatgcgaactagagtgcttgagctacgagagaagagaaaatgatTGTAGGTTGTGTTGTGTGTCTTCCATCTCTCAAAACAAGCCTATTTAAAGGCTAGGAGTGGCCACACGAGAGGTCTCGGGtttaaggcacctcataaacacatggacgttgaaaagccaaaagacttaggaAATGAAAGGTTTTGAGACCTTTCTAATTTCCCACATGTTACATGTTTTTCCTACAGTTAGTTGTATTGCTCAGAATCTCTACATATATATACTACACACACATTTGTGTTGTCTTGTTATTACCTGCTTGGTGTTCGAGTTGTCTGAAGCCTTGTACCGATTGCCCTGGCTGATGATGGTGGGGCTGGCACTGCTCTGCCAATGGCATACATTTTCCAGTGGGAATAGTAGCTGCTGATGAtgttgttggaaattatttatcaTCATATATTCAAGAATGcataattgaaaataaataaaacaatatatTTGAACAACATGTATTTCACGTAATCAATCATGGACATAATAGGATCGAAACATATCTTGAcgatctcattgcggaagcggttGAGGAAGGAGAAGGAGATTTCCTTGAACTTTCTTCGGTGTGGTGGCACAACTCCAaggatttgtttctctctctttccctcgTTTATGTGTTCTCTATATAATGTGAGTGATTTGATGGAATCACCACACTTGTATTTATAGGCAGAGAGAAGACAAATCCTATTTATAAAACATTAAAGCTCTTTCCATCAAAGTGACTATTTAATTAAGACGTTTTTTTACCGAAGTAATaccaaaatcaaattaaataattgatcataataatttgatttcattttgtTAGTAAATGATATAATTAATGTCAAATTCATGGCAATCATAACCATATATATTCTTGATTAAATTAATGCTAATCAAGACATTATATATAAATGACTAAAGGCCCTTTTTTGTCCTAAACATATggagattttatgattttggtctaaaacattatcttttgaattattcggtctctcacaaataaaaacaggTCACATTTAGTCTGAATTGGACGGAAATGGTAacatttaacggtcaacgaatattaattgaattttgacCTGATTAAGTTAATATTAAGTTAAAAATTACACTGCCCGAGCCGGCCGCCGCCGGAGCCGCTCCCCTCTCCTCCTCCAccatctccgccgccgccataCGGTGTCAACCACCAGCTCAATCTCCCTCCTCTTCCCTTCCACCGCGAAGCACGTCCGCAGCGCGTCGCAGATCGACACTGGCAAATGCACCCATCCCTGCGCCGCCTCGATTTTCCTAAAACTGACCTCGGCCCTTCGGCTCGAGAGGATGCGGttggtcttcttcttctttttcttggatttgACTCTGACTTGGCCGATGCAGGTGACTTTGGGGGAGGATGGCTCGGGGTTGTCGAGGCGTTTCTTGAGGAGGAAAGGGGAGGCCTTGTTAGGGCGGAGGCGATGGCCAgggtgttagggttttgtatactagaaatcacctttcgagtgattgcatactgtaaaactctaatggttattttccaataaatgcaatagattatttttgtcataatgttgttatgttttacatttaatggttgtttattgcatatttaaatgtataagcaaacgtaacaaagtctaagtctttgttttagtagaccggttgtgggcgtcgtccaatttacggtaacacggtcagttctaaacaaagaaaaataagaatttcacaacctaggtaggcctagactacctatcgcgaaaggttgcaatgtcagtccgattatttctaagccttattgaaataagatgacgttggtgtggtatagcactgaatgaatctaatagcaagacgagtctttatgctatctactgaaagacgaggtattgataattaatttcttaatcaatgtacgttagcattaaGCATACGATATTGAATATCCACTAcattgacttaccaaaggtgcggatttttcgtaacccaacgatccaggtatattgggtagtggtgatcattatctagaggtgccaggattgctattatgttgaaacgtgcgcgaggagagtctcgtttgataa is a window encoding:
- the LOC121770544 gene encoding branchpoint-bridging protein-like: MYSACSSSFKVLIPQLRYNHTKLRYSRKRLSFAPLPLPISISISISISSSSTTDDNTAPSKHPQLGYDPSEDLLRLAVDLQPRNVASAASKPGSWIGPNGQYFRELPCPGCRGRGYTPCTKCGIERSRPDCSLCSGKGIVTCNQCSGDCVIWEEWIDERPWEKARSVSPLKLKEDDEVDNLDIKLERRRKTKRVYQSSAPEVNLKISRSLKSLNAKTGIFSNRMKIIHRDPMLHAQRVAAIKKTKGTAAARNHASEVMKNYFSDPENRCKRSIAMRGVKFFCRNCGREGHRRHYCPELQGKVTDTRFRCRLCGEKGHNRRTCPKLKSGEKKMVVRRNHCCSVCGQRGHNRRTCPQVPRAGSGSVESMPSVSRKRA